The following are encoded in a window of Aestuariirhabdus haliotis genomic DNA:
- a CDS encoding DMT family transporter produces MKIWVPILFVFLWSTGFIGARFGLPYAEPMTFLSVRMLLNIACLGLLIVLLRPPWPSRPDIWHMVLVGLLLHGIYLGGVFFAIDLGTPTGITALLVGLQPLLTTAIAIVYSGFRPSPRQLLGLLLGVLGIALVLWPKSTSTSLPLAGIVASTAALAGITLGTLYQKRFCAQQHLLQSTFWQYCGALVLFAPAAWLLEDRTIDWSLTFSLALAWSVLVLSVITILLLLVLIRHGEINRVTSLFFLVPPATALQGYLWFNETLSALVILGGIITLLAVFLISAASTTSEADNE; encoded by the coding sequence ATGAAAATCTGGGTACCCATACTGTTTGTTTTCCTCTGGAGCACGGGTTTTATTGGGGCTCGCTTTGGCTTGCCTTATGCCGAACCCATGACGTTCCTGAGTGTTCGAATGCTGCTCAATATAGCCTGCCTCGGACTGCTCATTGTTCTCTTGCGTCCTCCCTGGCCTTCGCGACCAGACATCTGGCATATGGTTCTGGTTGGATTGTTGTTACACGGCATCTACTTGGGAGGCGTCTTCTTCGCCATTGATTTAGGCACTCCCACCGGCATCACCGCATTACTGGTTGGGCTACAGCCGCTATTAACGACGGCCATTGCGATTGTCTATAGCGGCTTTCGCCCTTCGCCCCGTCAACTTCTAGGACTGCTACTGGGAGTGCTGGGAATCGCCCTGGTGCTCTGGCCAAAGAGCACCTCGACCAGCCTTCCACTGGCAGGCATTGTGGCTTCTACTGCAGCCCTGGCTGGCATCACCCTGGGTACTCTTTACCAAAAGCGGTTTTGTGCCCAACAGCATCTTTTACAGAGCACTTTTTGGCAGTATTGTGGCGCCCTGGTATTGTTTGCACCCGCGGCCTGGTTGCTGGAAGATCGCACTATTGACTGGTCCCTGACCTTTTCATTGGCGCTTGCCTGGTCGGTACTGGTATTGTCAGTTATTACCATTTTGTTGCTATTGGTTCTGATACGTCATGGCGAAATTAATCGCGTAACCAGCCTGTTTTTTCTGGTTCCCCCTGCCACAGCACTGCAAGGCTACCTTTGGTTTAATGAAACATTGTCAGCTTTAGTCATCCTGGGAGGCATTATTACCCTGCTAGCCGTCTTTCTGATCTCAGCGGCCAGCACAACAAGTGAAGCTGATAATGAATAA
- a CDS encoding MFS transporter: MNKNVLLLSLCQALLTTGNVILITVSALIGQRLAPSTELITLPLALQFVGLMLSTIPASLIMRRIGRQQGFVLGNCIGIAGSLSCATALLNQNFTLFCMGSMLLGIGIGFGTLYRFAAVDVSNPGQQGRAISLVMAGGVIAAVLGPNLAVSSNQWFSAAPFIGSFYTLAALYMLTLVFLSQVRIPRLSPDQQKETGRPIGDIIRQPLFFVAVLSATLAYSVMNLLMSATPLAMARCGFSFEQSARVIEWHVLGMFLPSFFTGHLIQKWGAPRVILSGSILMLLCCAINLGGQQEWQFWSALTLLGVGWNFMFIGATQMVTGAYSEQEKAKSQATNEFIVFSGVTLSSFSSGPLESILGWTTMNQIAIPLIALVIVAIFFLLRTERSRQTSQQGNIN, encoded by the coding sequence ATGAATAAAAATGTATTACTACTTTCACTCTGCCAGGCGTTACTGACCACCGGCAACGTCATCCTGATAACGGTGAGCGCGCTAATCGGACAAAGGTTGGCACCATCCACCGAACTTATCACCTTGCCGTTAGCGCTCCAATTCGTGGGTTTAATGCTCAGCACCATTCCCGCATCATTAATCATGCGCCGTATCGGTCGCCAACAAGGTTTCGTACTGGGCAACTGCATCGGTATTGCAGGCTCCCTCAGTTGCGCAACGGCGCTACTCAATCAGAACTTCACTCTCTTCTGTATGGGTTCCATGCTACTGGGTATCGGGATTGGTTTTGGCACGCTGTACCGTTTTGCGGCCGTCGATGTCAGCAATCCCGGTCAACAGGGACGTGCTATCTCACTGGTGATGGCCGGCGGAGTGATCGCTGCAGTACTCGGGCCCAACCTGGCCGTGTCGAGCAATCAGTGGTTCAGTGCTGCGCCTTTTATCGGTAGCTTTTATACTCTCGCTGCACTCTATATGCTGACACTGGTTTTCCTCAGCCAGGTTCGAATACCACGTCTCAGTCCTGATCAGCAGAAAGAAACGGGGCGTCCTATTGGCGACATTATCAGGCAACCCCTGTTTTTTGTTGCGGTCCTCAGCGCAACCCTGGCCTACTCGGTCATGAATCTGTTAATGAGTGCTACACCTCTGGCGATGGCACGCTGCGGCTTCAGCTTCGAGCAATCCGCCCGGGTGATCGAATGGCACGTGCTGGGCATGTTTTTACCCTCCTTTTTTACCGGTCATCTGATACAGAAATGGGGAGCACCACGGGTAATTCTGAGCGGATCAATACTGATGCTATTGTGCTGCGCCATTAACCTTGGTGGACAACAGGAATGGCAATTCTGGAGCGCTCTTACCCTGTTGGGAGTTGGCTGGAATTTTATGTTTATTGGTGCCACACAGATGGTAACCGGTGCCTACAGCGAACAAGAGAAGGCGAAATCTCAAGCCACTAACGAATTCATCGTGTTTAGCGGTGTGACCCTGTCATCCTTTAGCTCAGGGCCACTGGAATCAATACTGGGATGGACCACCATGAATCAGATTGCCATTCCATTGATAGCGCTGGTTATTGTCGCCATTTTTTTCCTGCTGCGAACAGAGCGATCCCGCCAAACCTCGCAGCAGGGCAATATCAATTAA
- a CDS encoding glutathione S-transferase family protein yields MLKLYGFPVSNYFNMVKLALLEKDIPFEEVKVYPNQSEEYLEISPMGKVPCLVTDQGPLTETSAILDYIEESQPGVPLYPQQAFARAKVRELIHEMELYIELPARRCFAEVFFGGKVSVETRQEVEAALEKGVACLKRRALFAPYVSGEEFGYADIFFLHSVELANQVSKKLFQKDLLEGMPGASELMERLAQRPLAQKVTADLHAGMEEFAKIRSAK; encoded by the coding sequence CTTCAATATGGTTAAGTTGGCACTTCTGGAGAAAGATATCCCGTTCGAAGAGGTAAAAGTTTACCCCAACCAGAGCGAGGAATATCTGGAGATCAGCCCGATGGGTAAGGTTCCCTGTCTGGTGACTGACCAGGGGCCCCTGACAGAAACCAGTGCGATTCTTGATTACATCGAAGAAAGCCAGCCCGGCGTCCCCTTGTATCCTCAACAAGCCTTTGCTCGGGCCAAGGTCCGTGAACTGATTCATGAGATGGAGCTTTACATCGAGCTTCCTGCCCGACGCTGTTTCGCTGAGGTCTTTTTTGGTGGCAAGGTAAGCGTTGAAACCCGGCAGGAAGTCGAAGCCGCTTTAGAGAAAGGGGTTGCATGCCTTAAACGACGTGCGTTATTTGCACCTTATGTGTCTGGTGAAGAGTTTGGGTATGCCGATATCTTTTTCCTGCACAGTGTTGAGTTGGCCAACCAGGTGTCGAAAAAACTGTTTCAGAAAGATCTGTTAGAAGGTATGCCGGGTGCGTCAGAGCTTATGGAACGCCTGGCTCAGCGGCCACTGGCGCAGAAGGTGACCGCTGACCTGCATGCCGGCATGGAAGAGTTTGCTAAAATTCGATCGGCAAAATAG
- a CDS encoding class I SAM-dependent methyltransferase — protein sequence MSNESSASPVCVLCGAPDCAPFHQDKFRLYLRCPHCYLVQVPDHYHLSAEQERAEYELHNNDPEDPGYRGFLSRLSVPLFERLPGQAEGLDFGCGPGPALARMFEEQGYSMRLFDPFFANHPQHLEANYDFITATEVLEHLSQPAEVLNQLWSILKPGGWLGIMTKLVISETAFANWHYIRDPTHIIFFSQETFLFWGRQHQARVEFIGKDVTLIQKPASQDTQISR from the coding sequence ATGAGCAATGAATCTTCAGCGTCGCCAGTCTGTGTTCTCTGTGGGGCCCCCGATTGCGCACCCTTTCATCAGGATAAGTTTCGCCTTTACCTGCGTTGCCCCCACTGTTATCTGGTTCAGGTTCCCGATCACTACCACCTGAGCGCCGAACAGGAACGCGCCGAGTATGAGCTTCATAATAATGATCCGGAAGATCCTGGCTACCGGGGTTTCCTGTCACGCCTCAGTGTGCCCTTGTTCGAACGTTTGCCAGGTCAAGCTGAGGGGCTCGATTTTGGCTGCGGTCCCGGACCCGCCCTGGCCCGAATGTTCGAAGAGCAGGGATATTCCATGCGCCTGTTTGATCCTTTTTTTGCAAACCATCCTCAACACCTGGAAGCAAACTACGACTTTATCACGGCCACCGAAGTGCTTGAACACCTGTCACAACCGGCCGAAGTGCTAAATCAGTTGTGGTCAATTTTAAAGCCCGGTGGATGGTTAGGCATTATGACCAAGCTGGTCATCAGCGAAACGGCGTTTGCTAACTGGCACTATATCCGCGACCCAACCCACATAATTTTTTTCAGCCAGGAAACCTTTTTATTCTGGGGACGGCAGCATCAGGCAAGGGTCGAGTTTATTGGTAAAGATGTCACACTTATCCAGAAACCCGCGTCTCAGGATACCCAAATCTCTCGATGA